Proteins encoded together in one Benincasa hispida cultivar B227 chromosome 1, ASM972705v1, whole genome shotgun sequence window:
- the LOC120087383 gene encoding protein PAM71-homolog, chloroplastic isoform X2, with protein MEGLVVRSPFVSTGKKLPFSPLLDSLPCRSASGVKRRRVTRLNGTYGKIRAHSSNVSIGSDGYKHEEEKEGQHVVSSSAPVDISSSKTEKSPKGLPYPLSIALVLIGCGLVFSLIAFVKGGPSSILAAVAKSGFTAAFSLIFVSEIGDKTFFIAALLAMQYKKGLVLLGSMGALSLMTVLSVIIGRIFHSVPAQFQTTLPIGEYAAVTLLLFFGLKSIKDAWDLPSSIPKQGDESGPELDEYVEAEELVKEKVSKRLSNPLEIIWKSFSLIFFAEWGDRSMLATIALGAAQSPWGVATGAITGHLIATTIAILGGAFLANYISEKLVGYLGGVLFLIFAIATFFGVF; from the exons ATGGAAGGATTAGTGGTTCGTTCGCCGTTCGTTTCAACAGGGAAGAAGCTTCCCTTCTCGCCTTTGCTTGATTCTTTGCCGTGTCGTTCTGCTTCTGGCG TGAAACGTAGAAGAGTGACGAGATTGAACGGGACGTACGGTAAAATCAGAGCACATTCGTCGAATGTAAGTATCGGATCCGATGGATACAAGCACGAAGAGGAAAAGGAGGGCCAGCATGTTGTTTCCAGTAGTGCACCTGTTGATATCAGTTCATCTAAAAC TGAGAAATCTCCAAAGGGATTGCCTTATCCTCTTTCTATTGCGCTAGTACTAATTGGATGTGGTTTAGTATTCTCACTGATTGCCTTTGTGAAGGGAGGACCTTCATCAATCTTGGCTGCAGTTGCAAAGTCAGGGTTCACTGCTGCCTTCTCATTAATATTTGTCTCTGAAATTGGAGACAAG ACGTTTTTCATTGCTGCACTCTTGGCCATGCAATATAAGAAAGGACTG GTTCTGTTAGGATCTATGGGAGCACTCTCACTTATGACAGTCCTCTCAGTTATAATTGGACGGATATTTCACTCGGTACCTGCCCAGTTCCAGACAA CATTACCAATTGGGGAATATGCGGCAGTAACTCTTCTATTGTTCTTTGGTCTCAAGTCCATTAAAGATGCATGGGATCTTCCCTCGAGTATTCCAAAACAAGGTGATGAGAGTGGCCCGGAACTTGATGAATATGTCGAAGCGGAGGAGCTTGTTAAAGAAAAG GTTTCAAAACGGCTCTCCAATCCACTTGAAATCATCTGGAAGTCGTTCAGCCTTATATTTTTCGCC GAATGGGGCGATCGCTCAATGCTTGCAACCATTGCTCTTGGAGCTGCGCAG TCTCCATGGGGTGTGGCGACGGGAGCTATCACTGGACACCTAATTGCAACTACCATTGCCATTCTAGGAGGAGCATTTCTTGCCAACTACATTTCTGAAAAACTG GTCGGCTACTTGGGCGGCGTACTCTTCTTAATTTTTGCAATAGCAACTTTTTTTGGAGTTTTCTGA
- the LOC120087383 gene encoding protein PAM71-homolog, chloroplastic isoform X1, whose translation MEGLVVRSPFVSTGKKLPFSPLLDSLPCRSASGGIFAKTVPTSLKRRRVTRLNGTYGKIRAHSSNVSIGSDGYKHEEEKEGQHVVSSSAPVDISSSKTEKSPKGLPYPLSIALVLIGCGLVFSLIAFVKGGPSSILAAVAKSGFTAAFSLIFVSEIGDKTFFIAALLAMQYKKGLVLLGSMGALSLMTVLSVIIGRIFHSVPAQFQTTLPIGEYAAVTLLLFFGLKSIKDAWDLPSSIPKQGDESGPELDEYVEAEELVKEKVSKRLSNPLEIIWKSFSLIFFAEWGDRSMLATIALGAAQSPWGVATGAITGHLIATTIAILGGAFLANYISEKLVGYLGGVLFLIFAIATFFGVF comes from the exons ATGGAAGGATTAGTGGTTCGTTCGCCGTTCGTTTCAACAGGGAAGAAGCTTCCCTTCTCGCCTTTGCTTGATTCTTTGCCGTGTCGTTCTGCTTCTGGCGGTATATTTGCTAAGACCGTACCGACATCGC TGAAACGTAGAAGAGTGACGAGATTGAACGGGACGTACGGTAAAATCAGAGCACATTCGTCGAATGTAAGTATCGGATCCGATGGATACAAGCACGAAGAGGAAAAGGAGGGCCAGCATGTTGTTTCCAGTAGTGCACCTGTTGATATCAGTTCATCTAAAAC TGAGAAATCTCCAAAGGGATTGCCTTATCCTCTTTCTATTGCGCTAGTACTAATTGGATGTGGTTTAGTATTCTCACTGATTGCCTTTGTGAAGGGAGGACCTTCATCAATCTTGGCTGCAGTTGCAAAGTCAGGGTTCACTGCTGCCTTCTCATTAATATTTGTCTCTGAAATTGGAGACAAG ACGTTTTTCATTGCTGCACTCTTGGCCATGCAATATAAGAAAGGACTG GTTCTGTTAGGATCTATGGGAGCACTCTCACTTATGACAGTCCTCTCAGTTATAATTGGACGGATATTTCACTCGGTACCTGCCCAGTTCCAGACAA CATTACCAATTGGGGAATATGCGGCAGTAACTCTTCTATTGTTCTTTGGTCTCAAGTCCATTAAAGATGCATGGGATCTTCCCTCGAGTATTCCAAAACAAGGTGATGAGAGTGGCCCGGAACTTGATGAATATGTCGAAGCGGAGGAGCTTGTTAAAGAAAAG GTTTCAAAACGGCTCTCCAATCCACTTGAAATCATCTGGAAGTCGTTCAGCCTTATATTTTTCGCC GAATGGGGCGATCGCTCAATGCTTGCAACCATTGCTCTTGGAGCTGCGCAG TCTCCATGGGGTGTGGCGACGGGAGCTATCACTGGACACCTAATTGCAACTACCATTGCCATTCTAGGAGGAGCATTTCTTGCCAACTACATTTCTGAAAAACTG GTCGGCTACTTGGGCGGCGTACTCTTCTTAATTTTTGCAATAGCAACTTTTTTTGGAGTTTTCTGA
- the LOC120072706 gene encoding LOW QUALITY PROTEIN: beta-glucuronosyltransferase GlcAT14A (The sequence of the model RefSeq protein was modified relative to this genomic sequence to represent the inferred CDS: inserted 4 bases in 3 codons) — translation MQSSPAPPFAAPSPAAVALKDSKTTLSIILATALFSLIFFLSISSSPTSPPPPXPTPPQPDPFLFPTRQAHRTVFHSSNASSDPTPPSIAYLISGSNGDXRSILRLLLAVYHPRNHYLLHLDXSAPQTERDSLALAVESVPIFRAAQNVDVIGKADFVYLKGSSAISSTLHGASLLLHLSPNWDWFIRLSADDYPLVTQDDLLHILSFLPKDMNFVTHSSYIGWREARKLKPIIVDPGLYLSEKTAMFYATQKRELPNAFHLFSGSSLSILSRNVVEFCILGTDNLPRTLLMYFSNTQFGHLNYFPTVLCNSRQFNKTILNDNLLFAIFDKPPKEQPQVLGPSDFDLMIESGAAFATRFKLNDPVLNRIDNEILNRGPGHTVPGGWCLGEPGNDTCLVWGDADVIRPGLGARRLEKRIVGLLSNGTFRLNRCVVVE, via the exons ATGCAATCCTCTCCGGCGCCGCCGTTTGCCGCCCCCTCCCCCGCCGCCGTCGCCCTCAAAGACTCCAAAACCACTCTCTCCATCATCCTCGCCACCGCCCTCTTCTCCCTTATTTtcttcctctccatctcctcCTCGCCCACTTCTCCTCCGCCGCC TCCCACGCCGCCCCAACCCGACCCTTTCCTCTTCCCCACCCGCCAGGCCCATCGGACTGTCTTCCATAGCAGCAATGCTTCTTCCGATCCCACTCCCCCTTCTATCGCTTATCTCATTTCCGGATCCAATGGCG TTCGATCGATTCTTCGCCTTCTTCTCGCCGTTTATCATCCTAGGAACCACTACcttcttcaccttg cttCCGCTCCTCAAACGGAGCGCGATTCTCTTGCCCTCGCCGTCGAATCTGTTCCCATTTTCAGAGCTGCTCAGAATGTCGATGTAATTGGTAAGGCTGATTTTGTGTATCTCAAAGGCTCCTCCGCAATTTCTTCGACGCTTCACGGTGCTTCGCTGCTCCTCCACTTGTCGCCGAATTGGGATTGGTTTATTCGTCTCTCCGCCGATGATTACCCACTTGTCACGCAAGACG ATCTTCTTCACATTCTGTCATTTCTGCCTAAGGATATGAACTTCGTAACGCATTCGAGTTACATTGGGTGGAGAGA GGCTAGGAAATTGAAGCCAATAATTGTTGATCCTGGGCTTTATCTTTCTGAGAAAACTGCCATGTTCTATGCCACCCAGAAGAGGGAATTGCCTAATGCGTTTCACTTGTTTTCAG GTTCATCTCTTTCTATTCTAAGTCGAAATGTTGTCGAGTTTTGCATCCTTGGAACGGATAATCTTCCAAGAACTCTATTGATGTACTTCTCGAATACTCAATTTGGCCACTTGAACTATTTTCCAACCGTCCTCTGTAATTCTCGTCAGTTCAACAAGACAATCCTTAATGATAATTTACTATTTGCCATATTTGATAAGCCACCTAAAGAACAACCCCAAGTCCTCGGCCCCTCTGATTTTGATCTCATGATTGAGAGTGGAGCAGCCTTCGCCACAAGATTTAAGTTGAACGACCCCGTCCTCAACCGTATTGATAATGAGATCTTGAATCGCGGTCCCGGACATACTGTGCCTGGTGGGTGGTGCTTGGGGGAGCCTGGAAATGATACATGTCTGGTCTGGGGAGATGCAGATGTAATTAGGCCAGGTTTAGGAgcaagaagacttgaaaaaCGAATTGTTGGATTGCTTTCAAATGGTACGTTTAGATTGAACAGGTGTGTAGTTGTTGAATGA